In Bacillus sp. FJAT-45037, the following are encoded in one genomic region:
- the cmpA gene encoding cortex morphogenetic protein CmpA: protein MPTWLRTQLQRAFKEQNRHQIKLLNQCWFYYQSREDIDKHLG from the coding sequence ATGCCCACATGGTTACGCACACAACTTCAGCGTGCATTTAAAGAACAAAATCGCCATCAAATAAAGCTATTAAATCAATGTTGGTTCTACTACCAGAGCAGAGAAGATATAGATAAACATCTTGGTTAG
- a CDS encoding Tex family protein produces the protein MSEFSQNLIKMIEQEMSVNAKYIHNLINLVEEGNTVPFIARYRKELTGSLDEVQIRTIVEKWEYANHLHARKEEVTRLIDEQGKLSEELTKKIQAASKLQEVEDLYRPFKQKRRTRATVAKEKGLEPLAQWLFSLPNTGLVREEVKKYINDEKELVDEEQVLSGARDIIAEWISDDADLRKLIRARAFKQGKIITVVKDKASDEKENYEMYYEYSETVRQIVPHRILAINRGEKEGVLKVTLDFQAEQVVAEIERRVMRQSGQSPTAEYVKLAIQDGYKRLIEPSIDRDIRNELTTKAEEQAIHIFSENLRNLLLQPPMKDKIVLGVDPAYRTGCKLAVVDGTGKVLDIGIVYPTPPRNEVEKAAMKIKQLIKKHSVEMIAIGNGTASRETEQFIADLIKDLPGSIYYLIVNEAGASVYSASDLGREEFPQYQVEERSAVSIARRLQDPLAELVKIDPKSVGVGQYQHDVAQKRLSESLTFVVETVVNQVGVNVNTASVSLLQYVAGLSKTVARNIVKRREEEGRFTNRTQLKKVPRLGAKTYEQCIGFLRVQEGVNPLDATAIHPETYKETERLLEKVEATKKDVGKVGLSEKLKQIDVARIAEELELGKPTVADIVETLIRPTRDPRDEVTKPLLKQGVLQLDDLTRGMELQGTVRNVVDFGAFVDIGVKQDGLVHISKLTNRFVKHPLEVVAVGEIVTVWVEDVDSKKGRVALTMLQPAAQPI, from the coding sequence ATGAGTGAATTTAGTCAAAATCTTATCAAAATGATCGAGCAAGAAATGTCTGTAAATGCTAAGTACATTCATAACTTGATAAACTTAGTAGAAGAAGGGAATACAGTCCCGTTTATTGCTCGTTATCGTAAAGAGTTAACAGGATCACTAGACGAAGTGCAGATTCGTACGATCGTAGAGAAGTGGGAATATGCGAATCATCTTCATGCGCGTAAAGAAGAGGTGACACGCTTAATAGATGAGCAAGGCAAGTTGTCGGAAGAACTCACGAAAAAAATTCAAGCAGCAAGCAAGCTTCAAGAAGTAGAAGATCTTTATAGACCATTTAAACAAAAGAGAAGAACTAGAGCGACTGTGGCTAAAGAGAAGGGACTTGAACCTCTGGCGCAATGGCTTTTTTCATTACCGAACACAGGACTTGTGCGTGAAGAGGTTAAGAAGTATATAAATGATGAAAAAGAACTCGTCGATGAAGAGCAAGTGCTCTCTGGAGCTCGTGATATTATTGCTGAATGGATATCAGATGATGCAGACTTACGCAAGTTGATTCGAGCTCGAGCTTTTAAGCAAGGGAAAATCATCACAGTGGTGAAAGATAAGGCGTCTGATGAGAAGGAAAATTATGAGATGTATTACGAGTACTCAGAAACGGTTCGGCAAATTGTTCCTCACCGTATCTTAGCGATAAATCGTGGAGAAAAAGAGGGAGTGTTGAAGGTGACGCTTGATTTTCAAGCGGAGCAGGTGGTTGCAGAAATCGAAAGACGTGTAATGCGTCAGTCGGGGCAGTCACCCACAGCTGAATATGTTAAGCTGGCCATTCAAGATGGTTATAAGCGTTTAATTGAGCCTTCGATTGACCGAGATATCCGGAACGAGCTAACAACAAAGGCTGAAGAACAGGCGATACATATCTTCTCAGAAAACTTAAGAAACTTATTGTTGCAACCTCCGATGAAAGATAAAATTGTTCTTGGGGTCGACCCAGCCTACCGAACAGGTTGTAAGTTAGCTGTTGTAGATGGGACGGGGAAAGTGTTAGATATTGGGATTGTTTATCCAACGCCACCAAGGAATGAAGTCGAGAAAGCTGCAATGAAAATTAAGCAGCTGATAAAAAAGCATAGTGTTGAAATGATTGCGATAGGGAATGGAACGGCATCTCGAGAGACTGAGCAATTCATAGCCGATCTTATTAAGGACTTGCCGGGCTCAATTTACTATTTGATTGTTAATGAAGCAGGCGCAAGCGTGTATTCGGCTTCTGATTTAGGGAGAGAAGAATTTCCGCAATACCAGGTAGAAGAACGGAGTGCTGTATCAATTGCCAGAAGACTTCAAGACCCGTTAGCAGAATTGGTGAAAATCGATCCCAAATCAGTCGGAGTTGGGCAGTATCAACATGATGTAGCACAAAAGCGGTTATCCGAATCGTTAACTTTTGTCGTAGAGACTGTTGTTAACCAAGTAGGAGTCAATGTTAATACGGCTTCTGTTTCATTACTACAGTATGTTGCTGGCTTATCAAAAACTGTTGCAAGAAATATTGTGAAGCGTAGAGAAGAAGAAGGCCGTTTTACCAATCGGACTCAATTAAAAAAGGTTCCAAGACTTGGTGCAAAAACATATGAGCAATGTATCGGCTTCTTGCGAGTTCAAGAGGGGGTAAACCCACTTGATGCTACAGCTATTCACCCCGAAACCTACAAGGAAACAGAGCGTTTGCTTGAGAAGGTAGAAGCAACAAAGAAAGATGTAGGAAAAGTTGGGTTGAGTGAAAAGCTTAAACAGATCGATGTGGCGCGTATTGCCGAAGAGCTTGAGCTTGGGAAGCCTACTGTTGCAGATATCGTTGAAACCCTTATAAGACCAACAAGAGATCCACGTGATGAAGTGACAAAGCCACTCTTAAAACAAGGGGTTCTTCAGTTAGACGATTTAACTAGAGGCATGGAGCTCCAAGGAACGGTTAGAAATGTGGTAGACTTCGGTGCGTTTGTTGACATTGGTGTGAAGCAAGATGGTTTGGTTCATATATCGAAATTAACAAACCGATTTGTGAAACACCCACTTGAGGTAGTTGCTGTAGGAGAAATTGTTACAGTTTGGGTTGAAGATGTTGATTCGAAAAAAGGTCGTGTGGCCCTAACTATGCTACAACCAGCTGCACAACCAATATAA
- a CDS encoding SprT family protein, whose translation MSEDELQRLVEKISKRDFNKPFMHEARFNPRLKTTGGRYLLQSHDIELNPKQYEVFGHNELVKIIKHELCHYHLHIEGRGYMHRDPEFKALLSEVGGSRYCKAIPGMSKQLNSSYTYECQDCHLIYRRKRQINTEKYVCGKCKGKLQKKI comes from the coding sequence GTGAGTGAAGATGAACTACAAAGACTAGTGGAGAAAATATCTAAGCGAGATTTCAACAAACCATTTATGCATGAGGCGAGATTTAACCCTCGTTTAAAAACAACAGGAGGGAGATATTTGTTACAATCGCACGATATTGAATTGAACCCTAAACAATATGAAGTATTTGGTCATAATGAACTTGTAAAGATTATTAAACACGAACTGTGTCATTACCATCTTCATATCGAAGGAAGAGGATATATGCATCGTGATCCTGAATTTAAAGCATTGCTAAGTGAGGTTGGTGGCTCAAGATATTGCAAAGCGATACCTGGAATGAGCAAACAATTGAATTCTTCATATACATACGAATGTCAAGATTGTCACTTGATCTATCGGAGAAAGAGACAGATAAATACTGAAAAATATGTATGTGGGAAATGCAAAGGGAAACTTCAGAAAAAAATCTAA